Proteins from one Nodularia sp. LEGE 06071 genomic window:
- the ppsA gene encoding phosphoenolpyruvate synthase produces the protein MVTVSQSTLIQSDKERSLILWFDEVGIADIPLVGGKNASLGEMIQELTPQGVNVPTGFATTAYAYRYFIESAGLEAKLRELFADLDVEDVKNLRVRGKQARSLLMHTRFPVDLRDAIATAYLKLCEQYNPDTDVAVRSSATAEDLPDASFAGQQESYLNVVSVEGVLAACHRCFASIFTDRAISYRHTKGFDHFSIALAVGVQKMVRSDLATSGVMFSIDTETGFKDAALITAAYGLGENVVQGTVNPDEYYVFKPTLKAGFRPIIDKKLGSKELKMIYDDGSKFTKNVAVSSIEQSKFALSDAEILQLAHWACLIEDHYSQTHGNYSPMDIEWAKDGITNQLFVVQARPETVQSQKIGNVLRSYHFVKTDKEAKFPQSLVTGRAVGEAISQGKVHLILDVNKIDQFQAGDVLVTERTDPDWEPIMKRASAIVTNSGGRTCHAAIIARELGVPAIVGSSNATAVLKTGQEVTISCAEGDEGKVYPGLLPFEIKEVLLENLTRTRTQILMNVGNPQEALSLSAIPNDGVGLARTEFIIANQIQIHPMALIHYDKLEDVFVKTKINQITALYDDKPQYFVDKLAQGIGRIAAAFYPKPVIVRMSDFKSNEYANLLGGQQFEPKEENPMLGWRGAARYYDQGYKEAFALECESIKRVRDEMGLTNVIPMIPFCRTPDEGRMVLAEMAKNDLKQGVNDLQVYVMCELPNNVIMADEFAEIFDGFSIGSNDLTQLTLGIDRDSALVAKLFDERSQGVKRMVKMAIEAAKRNHRKIGICGQAPSDYPEFAQFLVEQGIDSISLNPDSVLKTMLEIAKVEQNI, from the coding sequence ATGGTTACGGTATCTCAAAGCACATTGATTCAATCTGACAAAGAGCGATCGCTGATTCTCTGGTTTGATGAGGTTGGTATTGCTGATATACCGCTAGTTGGGGGTAAAAATGCCTCACTAGGGGAAATGATTCAAGAACTGACACCTCAAGGCGTTAACGTTCCCACAGGATTTGCTACGACTGCATATGCTTATCGGTATTTCATTGAGTCGGCTGGGTTAGAAGCCAAGTTACGCGAACTCTTTGCGGATTTAGATGTTGAGGATGTCAAAAATTTGCGGGTACGGGGAAAACAAGCGCGATCGCTACTGATGCATACACGGTTTCCTGTAGACTTAAGAGATGCGATCGCCACAGCATATCTGAAACTCTGCGAACAATACAATCCAGATACAGATGTCGCCGTCCGTTCCAGCGCCACAGCCGAAGACCTCCCCGATGCTAGTTTTGCCGGACAGCAAGAAAGTTACTTAAATGTTGTCAGTGTCGAAGGAGTTTTAGCAGCTTGTCATCGCTGCTTTGCTTCCATATTCACCGACCGCGCCATTTCCTATCGCCACACCAAAGGATTTGATCACTTTAGCATTGCCCTGGCCGTCGGTGTCCAAAAAATGGTGCGTTCTGACTTAGCCACCTCTGGAGTCATGTTTTCCATTGATACTGAAACTGGCTTTAAAGATGCAGCACTAATTACAGCCGCCTACGGTTTAGGCGAAAACGTAGTTCAGGGAACCGTTAACCCAGATGAATACTATGTTTTCAAGCCGACCTTAAAAGCAGGTTTCCGCCCGATTATCGATAAAAAATTGGGCAGCAAAGAACTAAAAATGATCTATGATGATGGCTCAAAATTCACAAAAAATGTCGCCGTCTCCAGCATAGAACAAAGTAAATTTGCTCTGAGTGATGCAGAAATTTTACAACTCGCACATTGGGCTTGTTTAATAGAAGATCATTATTCCCAAACCCACGGTAATTACTCCCCAATGGATATCGAGTGGGCAAAAGACGGAATTACAAATCAACTTTTTGTTGTCCAAGCGCGTCCCGAAACAGTCCAGTCGCAGAAAATAGGGAACGTCTTGCGGAGTTATCATTTCGTTAAAACAGATAAGGAAGCAAAATTCCCCCAATCCCTAGTCACCGGTCGGGCGGTGGGAGAAGCCATTAGTCAAGGTAAAGTACATCTAATTTTAGATGTGAATAAAATCGACCAATTCCAAGCCGGCGATGTCTTAGTAACAGAGAGAACAGACCCCGACTGGGAACCGATCATGAAACGCGCCAGTGCAATTGTGACAAACTCCGGGGGGCGCACCTGTCATGCGGCGATTATTGCGCGAGAATTGGGAGTCCCCGCAATTGTCGGGTCTAGCAATGCGACAGCAGTCTTAAAAACTGGTCAAGAGGTGACGATTTCTTGCGCCGAAGGAGATGAAGGCAAAGTTTATCCTGGCTTATTACCCTTTGAAATCAAAGAAGTTCTCCTAGAAAACTTAACCCGCACCCGTACCCAAATTTTAATGAATGTGGGTAATCCCCAAGAAGCATTGAGTTTATCAGCAATTCCCAATGATGGCGTAGGTTTAGCCCGCACAGAATTTATTATCGCCAACCAAATTCAAATTCATCCTATGGCTTTGATTCACTATGACAAGTTAGAAGATGTATTTGTCAAAACCAAAATTAATCAAATCACTGCCCTTTACGATGACAAACCCCAGTATTTTGTTGATAAATTAGCCCAAGGTATTGGGAGAATTGCGGCGGCTTTTTATCCTAAGCCAGTGATTGTGAGAATGTCAGATTTCAAAAGTAATGAATATGCCAACCTTTTAGGTGGTCAGCAATTTGAACCCAAAGAAGAAAACCCCATGCTGGGTTGGCGTGGCGCAGCCCGTTACTATGATCAAGGATATAAAGAAGCTTTTGCCCTAGAGTGTGAATCTATCAAACGAGTTCGGGACGAAATGGGTTTGACTAACGTTATCCCCATGATTCCCTTTTGTCGTACTCCCGATGAAGGGCGGATGGTATTGGCAGAAATGGCAAAAAATGATTTAAAACAGGGTGTTAACGACTTGCAAGTCTATGTGATGTGCGAGTTACCCAATAATGTAATTATGGCTGACGAGTTTGCCGAGATTTTTGATGGTTTCTCCATTGGTTCCAATGACTTAACTCAGCTAACATTAGGCATAGATAGAGATTCAGCCTTGGTAGCGAAGTTATTTGATGAACGCAGTCAGGGTGTGAAGCGCATGGTGAAAATGGCCATAGAAGCTGCGAAAAGAAATCACCGCAAAATCGGTATTTGTGGACAAGCACCCAGCGATTACCCCGAATTTGCCCAATTTTTAGTAGAACAGGGAATTGATTCCATCAGTCTAAATCCAGATTCGGTGTTAAAAACGATGCTGGAAATTGCCAAAGTGGAGCAAAATATCTAG
- a CDS encoding competence/damage-inducible protein A: MSAEIICVGTELLLGDILNSNSQYLAQQLAQLGIPHYNQTVVGDNPERLKQVIEIAISRAQILIFTGGLGPTPDDLTCETIADFFGVPLIERPEIIEDITQKFAQRGRVMSPSNRKQALIPQGADILPNPTGTAPGIIWQPRPEITIFTFPGVPSEMHRMWTDTAVPYLKNQGWGKEIIYSRSLRFWGIGESALAEKVAPYFNLPNPTVAPYAGKGEVRLRISAKADSEAAAEALISPVEKQLKDIAGLDYYGADDQTLASVVGNLLRLSGQTLSVAESCTGGGLGQMLTDISGSSDYFWGGVISYDNSVKVGLLGVNPEDLDKFGAVSATVAEQMAMGVKTRLSTSWGLSVTGIAGPTGGTETKPVGLVYIGLAGPKNEVASFEYRFGAMRGRDLIRYVSGNTALDLLRRKLIK; the protein is encoded by the coding sequence ATGAGTGCAGAAATTATTTGTGTTGGTACAGAACTCTTACTAGGGGATATCCTCAACAGTAACTCGCAATATTTAGCCCAACAATTAGCCCAACTAGGGATTCCCCACTACAATCAAACAGTCGTTGGCGATAACCCAGAAAGATTAAAGCAAGTTATCGAAATTGCTATATCAAGAGCGCAAATTCTTATTTTTACAGGTGGTCTTGGTCCCACACCCGACGACCTCACCTGTGAAACCATAGCGGATTTTTTTGGCGTTCCCTTGATAGAACGTCCCGAAATCATCGAAGACATCACTCAGAAATTCGCCCAACGTGGTCGGGTAATGTCACCCAGTAACCGCAAACAAGCATTAATTCCCCAAGGTGCAGACATTTTACCCAATCCTACTGGGACAGCACCGGGAATTATTTGGCAACCGCGCCCCGAAATCACGATTTTTACCTTTCCTGGTGTCCCGTCAGAAATGCACCGGATGTGGACAGATACAGCAGTCCCTTATCTCAAAAATCAAGGCTGGGGAAAGGAGATTATTTATAGCCGCAGTTTAAGGTTTTGGGGGATTGGTGAATCTGCATTAGCTGAAAAAGTTGCTCCCTATTTTAACTTACCTAATCCCACTGTTGCCCCTTATGCGGGTAAAGGTGAAGTCAGATTACGCATTTCCGCCAAGGCTGATTCAGAAGCTGCGGCTGAGGCTTTAATTTCACCTGTGGAGAAACAGCTAAAAGATATTGCTGGCTTAGATTATTACGGGGCTGATGATCAGACTTTAGCTTCTGTAGTGGGTAATTTGTTGCGTTTATCAGGGCAAACACTATCAGTAGCCGAGTCCTGTACTGGTGGTGGTTTAGGACAAATGTTAACGGATATTTCTGGGAGTTCTGATTATTTTTGGGGTGGGGTAATTTCTTATGATAATTCGGTGAAGGTGGGGTTACTGGGAGTTAACCCAGAGGATTTAGATAAATTTGGGGCGGTGAGTGCTACTGTTGCAGAACAAATGGCGATGGGGGTAAAAACTCGCCTTTCAACTTCTTGGGGTTTAAGTGTCACTGGTATTGCTGGCCCAACTGGAGGAACAGAGACAAAGCCTGTGGGTTTAGTTTACATCGGTTTAGCGGGTCCAAAAAATGAAGTTGCAAGTTTTGAGTATCGCTTTGGTGCGATGCGGGGACGTGATTTAATTCGTTATGTGAGTGGTAACACTGCTTTGGATTTGCTGCGGCGAAAATTGATTAAGTAG
- a CDS encoding dolichyl-phosphate-mannose--protein mannosyltransferase yields MTKKWFQIGLLSIFLLSLGLRFWGLERFNTLVFDEVYFAKFGNNYLTQTPFFNAHPPLSQYIIGIGMWIGSHLPFGQDTVNELTGSVRSPWSYRWLNALTGSFIPLIVAAIAYQLSRRHRFALLAGLFTACDGFLLVESRYALNNIYIVIFGLLGQWFLLLALNNQNQQRSWWLVLAGISFGASAATKWNGLWFLLGADFIWVAAYLLRGIQSFPHTPIRLTSPATVIRQSQIFLREWYRKWIDINKISPEIAVQTPLQNLTQINIWQMLFYLGIIPAIVYSIIWIPHLQLDKRYGFIAVHQKILNFHLQMGGNSADVHPYCAAWYKWPLMTRPMAYYYQTAESVNQPLSRLQPPLPPGTGKVIYDVHAMGNPVLWWFGVAALLFLAAMLVLQVVIPWFQQKHFSLPANLAVDTWIALYLVLNYAANLLPWVKVTRCVFIYHYMCAVVFVFLAIAWLVDQCLSSYYREIRAVGVTITFLIIAALIFWMPLYLGLPLSPEGYKIRMWFNTWI; encoded by the coding sequence ATGACTAAAAAGTGGTTCCAAATTGGGCTATTAAGTATCTTTCTCCTCTCGCTAGGCTTACGGTTTTGGGGATTAGAGCGATTTAATACTCTAGTATTTGATGAAGTTTATTTTGCCAAATTTGGTAATAACTATCTGACCCAGACACCATTTTTTAATGCCCATCCGCCCCTGAGTCAATATATCATTGGCATTGGGATGTGGATTGGTAGTCATCTGCCTTTTGGGCAAGATACAGTCAATGAGCTAACAGGTTCCGTGCGATCGCCTTGGAGTTATCGTTGGTTAAATGCCCTGACTGGCTCATTTATTCCTTTAATTGTCGCTGCTATTGCCTATCAATTAAGTCGCCGCCATCGTTTTGCTTTACTGGCAGGTTTATTTACAGCTTGTGACGGTTTCTTGCTAGTTGAATCTCGTTATGCTTTAAATAATATTTATATTGTCATCTTCGGTTTATTAGGGCAATGGTTTTTACTCCTAGCATTGAATAACCAAAATCAACAACGTTCTTGGTGGTTAGTTCTGGCTGGCATCAGTTTTGGTGCATCAGCTGCCACTAAATGGAATGGTTTATGGTTTTTGTTAGGTGCTGATTTTATTTGGGTAGCAGCGTATCTACTTCGGGGAATCCAATCTTTTCCTCATACCCCAATTCGGCTGACATCTCCGGCAACAGTCATCAGACAAAGCCAGATTTTTTTGAGAGAATGGTATCGTAAATGGATTGATATCAATAAAATATCCCCAGAAATTGCAGTTCAGACACCACTACAAAATCTGACCCAAATCAATATTTGGCAAATGCTATTTTATCTGGGAATTATTCCAGCAATAGTCTACAGCATCATCTGGATTCCTCATCTCCAGCTAGATAAAAGATATGGATTTATCGCAGTACATCAGAAAATTTTGAATTTTCACCTCCAGATGGGGGGAAACAGTGCCGATGTCCATCCTTACTGTGCCGCATGGTATAAATGGCCATTAATGACTCGACCAATGGCCTATTATTACCAAACGGCTGAGAGTGTTAATCAACCATTGTCTAGATTGCAGCCACCTTTACCCCCTGGAACAGGAAAAGTTATTTATGATGTCCACGCAATGGGCAATCCTGTTTTGTGGTGGTTTGGTGTCGCTGCTCTTTTATTTTTAGCCGCCATGCTGGTATTACAGGTGGTGATTCCTTGGTTTCAACAAAAGCATTTTTCTTTACCTGCAAATCTGGCTGTTGATACTTGGATTGCCCTATACTTAGTTTTAAATTATGCTGCTAACTTATTACCTTGGGTAAAAGTGACAAGGTGTGTTTTCATATATCACTATATGTGTGCTGTGGTATTTGTATTTTTAGCGATCGCCTGGTTAGTAGACCAGTGTCTGAGCAGTTATTACCGCGAAATTCGGGCAGTAGGTGTCACCATCACATTCCTGATTATCGCGGCTTTGATTTTTTGGATGCCTCTCTATTTGGGTTTACCTCTATCCCCTGAAGGTTACAAAATCCGTATGTGGTTTAACACTTGGATTTGA
- a CDS encoding alpha-amylase family glycosyl hydrolase, producing MVNQASQSSPDQYTVGSASTELESLIQTPSSDTEIDLEFLYTRDIEFRQETIYFLVVDRFYEGDPDNSKGTNSDLYDGTAQDWGKYWGGDLQGVIDKLDYLKNMGVTSVWLTPLFEQVDDLFISNAAMHGYWTKDFKRINPRYIANGENPSLNETQEAKNTTFDRLITELHKRKMKLVLDIVCNHSSPDTNGSKGELYDDGVKIADFNNDINHWYHHYGEVQDWEDDWQVQNCELAGLATFNENNSEYRQYIKSAIKQWLDRGVDALRVDTVKHMPIWFWQEFTGDMSNHKPDVFIFGEWIYNHPSDDLSVEFANNSGMTMLDFGLCMAIRSALAQGAANGFQAIQDIFDQDYRYNGATELITFIDNHDMSRFQSLNPDPAMLKVAIALIMTVRGIPCIYYGTEQYLHDDTDGGNDPYNRPMMEKWDTESEIYRVLRLLSGLRRLNPAISMGSQWQKYLTPDVYCYIRRYRDSVCFVALNRGGEVTLPEVETELPDGEHTCVITRNKYEVKDGKVYNLLLEERGVIVFSHVGERIKGQTIVRVQLNGVYTQPGETIVVTGDCPELGNWDISKAYPLEYINSNTWFAEIPFDESTGNLISYKYAMWREGRSPLRENLVNRRWVIAKEGTVKWRDTWASGRES from the coding sequence ATGGTAAATCAGGCATCCCAGTCCTCACCAGATCAATATACAGTAGGTTCTGCTAGTACAGAACTAGAATCTCTGATTCAAACACCGTCATCAGATACTGAAATTGATTTAGAGTTCCTTTACACCAGAGATATTGAATTTCGCCAAGAAACTATTTACTTTCTGGTGGTTGATCGTTTTTATGAAGGTGATCCAGATAACAGCAAAGGTACTAACTCAGACCTTTACGATGGTACTGCCCAAGATTGGGGTAAATACTGGGGTGGTGATTTGCAAGGTGTCATCGATAAATTGGACTACCTCAAAAATATGGGAGTTACGTCTGTCTGGTTAACTCCCCTGTTTGAACAAGTGGACGATTTATTTATTAGCAACGCAGCAATGCATGGTTATTGGACAAAAGACTTTAAGCGCATCAATCCGCGCTACATTGCTAATGGCGAAAACCCTTCTTTAAACGAAACTCAAGAAGCTAAAAATACGACATTTGATCGGTTAATTACCGAACTGCACAAGCGCAAGATGAAGTTGGTGCTGGATATTGTCTGCAACCACAGTAGCCCTGATACTAACGGTAGTAAGGGGGAATTATATGATGATGGGGTGAAAATTGCTGACTTCAATAATGATATCAATCACTGGTATCACCATTATGGGGAAGTGCAAGACTGGGAAGATGATTGGCAAGTGCAGAATTGTGAACTAGCAGGTCTGGCGACCTTCAATGAAAATAATAGTGAATATCGGCAGTATATCAAGTCAGCAATTAAACAATGGCTAGACCGGGGTGTTGATGCACTACGGGTAGATACTGTCAAGCATATGCCTATCTGGTTTTGGCAAGAATTCACTGGTGATATGAGTAATCACAAGCCAGATGTATTTATTTTTGGTGAATGGATTTATAACCATCCTAGTGATGATCTCTCCGTAGAATTTGCCAATAACTCAGGCATGACCATGCTAGACTTTGGGCTGTGTATGGCAATTCGTTCGGCATTAGCACAGGGTGCAGCAAACGGATTTCAGGCAATTCAAGATATCTTTGACCAGGATTATCGTTACAATGGGGCGACTGAGTTAATCACCTTCATTGATAACCATGATATGTCTCGCTTTCAGTCGCTGAATCCTGACCCAGCGATGTTGAAGGTGGCGATCGCTCTGATTATGACAGTTCGTGGTATTCCTTGTATCTATTACGGTACAGAACAGTATCTGCACGATGATACGGATGGTGGTAACGACCCCTACAACCGCCCGATGATGGAAAAGTGGGATACTGAAAGTGAAATTTATCGTGTTCTCAGATTGCTGTCTGGCTTACGGCGGCTGAATCCGGCGATCTCAATGGGTAGTCAGTGGCAAAAATATCTTACACCCGATGTCTACTGCTACATCCGCCGCTATCGTGACTCTGTATGCTTTGTGGCACTGAATCGGGGCGGAGAGGTGACTTTACCAGAAGTAGAAACAGAACTACCTGATGGCGAACATACCTGTGTGATCACTCGCAATAAGTATGAAGTCAAAGACGGTAAAGTTTATAATTTACTCCTGGAAGAACGGGGAGTAATTGTTTTCAGCCACGTGGGAGAACGGATTAAAGGGCAAACTATCGTGCGGGTACAACTGAACGGGGTATATACCCAACCAGGTGAAACCATTGTAGTCACTGGAGACTGTCCAGAGTTAGGCAACTGGGATATCAGCAAGGCTTATCCTTTAGAGTACATCAACTCCAACACCTGGTTTGCAGAGATTCCCTTTGATGAAAGTACTGGTAACTTGATTAGTTATAAATATGCCATGTGGCGCGAAGGGCGATCGCCTCTGCGGGAAAATCTCGTCAATCGCCGTTGGGTAATTGCCAAGGAAGGCACTGTCAAATGGCGTGATACCTGGGCTTCAGGGCGGGAATCTTAG
- a CDS encoding ABC transporter ATP-binding protein/permease, protein MTTTTTPPKRLDPELWQKFVKVAKPYWFSEKKWQARGLLGLLLLLALAVNAINVGISFIFRNIDTSLAEFPQTKDASVFWRFIFIYAGLLVIGTPIVVMYGYLQDKLGLQWREWLTNHFLDKYFQNRAYYQINFNQKIDNPDQRIAEDIRSFTRTSLSFTLLILTSIITLISFTGVLLSISVSLSVALVIYAFLGTFVTAWIGQRLISINYNQLKREADFRYGLIHVRDNAESIAFYQGETEEILQLKQRFLRAIVNFDLLINWQRNLGFFTTSYNYFVSALPYLVIAPIYFAGQTDFGTFTQAAIAFSQIFSALSVVVGQFESLTAFAAGIERMGDLAEVLETTDQKQPGMRTIDVTEASEIELRSVTLLTPNYERTLISDLPFSLQPGEGLVIVGNSGSGKSSLLRAIAGLWNAGTGQILRPPLSEMMFLPQRPYMVLGSLRSQLLYPNPDNDILESKMRHVLEEVNLAELPERVGGFDVELDWANVLSLGEQQRLAFARLLLSMPSYVILDEATSALDLANEKNLYQQLKAKETTLISVGHRPSLLQYHEYVLELDGSSNWRLLPMEEYTVNLNAFS, encoded by the coding sequence ATGACTACAACAACAACTCCACCGAAACGATTAGACCCTGAATTGTGGCAGAAATTTGTGAAGGTTGCCAAACCCTACTGGTTTTCTGAAAAAAAATGGCAAGCTAGGGGATTACTCGGACTTTTGCTACTCTTGGCATTAGCCGTTAATGCGATTAATGTGGGTATTAGCTTTATTTTCCGTAATATTGATACTTCTCTGGCAGAATTTCCCCAAACTAAGGATGCGTCAGTCTTTTGGCGCTTTATCTTCATTTATGCTGGGTTGTTAGTCATTGGTACTCCCATTGTGGTCATGTATGGTTATCTGCAAGACAAATTGGGATTGCAATGGCGAGAGTGGTTGACAAACCATTTTCTCGATAAATATTTCCAAAATCGTGCTTATTACCAGATTAATTTTAATCAAAAAATTGATAACCCAGACCAACGAATTGCTGAAGATATCAGGTCATTTACTCGCACCAGTTTATCTTTTACACTGCTGATTCTGACATCAATTATTACTTTAATCTCCTTCACTGGAGTTTTATTGTCTATTTCAGTTTCTTTATCAGTGGCGCTGGTAATCTATGCATTTCTGGGGACATTCGTCACAGCTTGGATTGGTCAGCGATTAATTAGCATTAACTATAATCAACTCAAACGAGAAGCTGATTTTCGTTATGGACTCATTCATGTGCGAGATAATGCCGAATCTATTGCTTTTTATCAAGGTGAAACAGAAGAAATCCTTCAGCTAAAACAGCGTTTTCTCCGAGCAATTGTCAACTTTGATTTATTGATAAATTGGCAACGTAACTTAGGTTTTTTTACGACTAGCTATAACTATTTTGTTTCCGCACTACCTTACTTGGTGATTGCACCGATTTACTTCGCCGGTCAGACTGATTTTGGCACATTTACCCAAGCGGCGATCGCCTTCAGTCAAATTTTTAGTGCTTTATCTGTGGTGGTGGGTCAATTTGAAAGCTTAACGGCTTTTGCAGCCGGGATTGAACGGATGGGCGACTTAGCCGAGGTTCTGGAAACAACAGACCAAAAACAGCCAGGAATGAGGACTATTGATGTCACAGAAGCTTCTGAGATTGAATTGCGTAGCGTCACTTTATTGACTCCCAACTACGAACGCACCTTGATCAGTGATTTACCCTTCAGCTTACAGCCAGGAGAGGGTTTAGTAATTGTGGGGAACAGTGGTAGTGGTAAGAGTTCTTTATTAAGAGCGATCGCCGGATTATGGAATGCGGGTACTGGTCAAATTCTCCGCCCTCCTTTGTCAGAAATGATGTTTTTACCCCAACGTCCTTATATGGTATTGGGTTCGCTGCGGAGTCAGTTACTCTACCCCAATCCTGACAATGATATTCTCGAAAGCAAAATGCGCCATGTCTTAGAAGAGGTAAACTTGGCAGAGTTACCAGAACGAGTTGGTGGCTTTGATGTCGAGTTAGACTGGGCAAATGTCCTGTCTTTAGGCGAACAACAGCGCTTGGCTTTTGCGCGACTCCTGCTGAGTATGCCTAGCTATGTCATCCTCGATGAAGCTACCAGTGCGCTGGATTTAGCTAATGAAAAGAATCTGTATCAACAACTGAAAGCCAAAGAAACTACATTAATTAGTGTGGGACATCGCCCCAGTTTGTTGCAGTACCATGAGTACGTGTTAGAACTCGATGGTAGCTCTAATTGGCGGTTGTTACCAATGGAGGAATACACTGTTAATTTGAATGCTTTTAGCTAA
- a CDS encoding tellurite resistance TerB family protein encodes MTKYDKIFNSTKTTEESLSPEEAVAAIAVVTEMADLSVEEVDAEVLASILWDFEVFEEYSEDEIAQIVDRLIGIAEVEGLGSLFNVASKSLSDELVLDAFAVGVMVSIDEDDLIIPQQKQPYLKQLQQALDLEDEEAHEITQEVIAAYQEAENEIYLDDEEDTVIVRDYGDEVYESPSGNFSVPIPVDPQQGGKVESEDGVVGFFDNFGTMLRIDHYPISSEQLEEVESIGQEEYLQSILLNKYVPEAIFTNMPKAEVRYTEYLKDIVEGSYFALIDMPQGSTISQSTNNGTATRLDAYRGLLAFMNSNYLYIVSSQHSFFNGEKPSSIKEEAEEIKDNILDFVETIEFTETE; translated from the coding sequence GTGACTAAATATGACAAGATTTTTAATTCAACAAAAACCACAGAAGAATCACTGAGTCCAGAAGAAGCCGTAGCTGCGATCGCAGTTGTCACGGAAATGGCTGATTTGTCTGTAGAGGAGGTAGACGCAGAAGTTTTAGCGAGTATCCTTTGGGACTTTGAGGTTTTTGAAGAATACTCAGAAGATGAAATTGCCCAAATAGTCGATAGACTCATCGGAATTGCAGAAGTTGAAGGACTGGGAAGCTTATTTAATGTCGCCAGTAAAAGCCTTTCCGATGAACTAGTTCTAGATGCGTTTGCTGTCGGGGTAATGGTCAGTATAGATGAAGACGATCTGATTATCCCCCAACAGAAACAGCCGTATCTCAAACAGTTGCAGCAAGCCTTAGACCTAGAAGATGAAGAAGCCCATGAAATTACACAGGAAGTAATTGCGGCCTATCAAGAAGCAGAAAACGAAATTTACCTAGACGACGAAGAAGACACAGTAATAGTCAGAGATTATGGCGACGAGGTATATGAATCGCCCTCTGGTAATTTTTCCGTCCCAATTCCTGTTGATCCACAGCAGGGAGGTAAAGTAGAAAGTGAAGACGGGGTAGTTGGCTTTTTTGATAACTTCGGGACTATGCTGAGAATCGATCATTATCCCATCTCCTCAGAACAATTAGAAGAAGTGGAATCTATTGGACAAGAAGAATATTTGCAATCAATTCTACTCAACAAGTATGTGCCAGAAGCCATTTTTACGAATATGCCAAAAGCTGAGGTTAGGTATACCGAATATTTGAAAGACATAGTTGAAGGTTCTTACTTTGCCCTCATTGATATGCCCCAAGGTTCAACAATTTCCCAATCAACAAATAACGGCACAGCCACCAGACTAGATGCATACCGAGGGTTACTGGCATTTATGAACTCTAACTATTTGTATATAGTCAGCAGCCAGCACAGCTTTTTTAACGGTGAAAAACCCAGTTCTATTAAAGAAGAAGCCGAGGAAATCAAGGATAATATTTTAGACTTTGTAGAAACTATAGAGTTCACAGAAACAGAATAA
- a CDS encoding Rpn family recombination-promoting nuclease/putative transposase → MFDNICKFIAETFSTDLATWLLGTPIELTELSPKELSLEPIRADALILLQSDEVVLHLEFQTQPDASIPFRMADYRLRVYRRFPQKRMRQVVIYLSETKSEEVYKNTFSIDGLHHEFTVIRLWEEPTEVFLRTPGLLPFAVLSNTNNQTNTLQSVADEINNIADRRMQSNLAASTAVLAGLVLKQDVIQRLLRKDIMRESVIYQLIKTEGLEEGRQEGKQEGSQEKAEQIAINLLAEGMAIEAIARITGLSVEVVQQLQNQQVDTQA, encoded by the coding sequence ATGTTTGACAACATCTGTAAGTTCATCGCGGAAACATTTTCTACCGACTTGGCTACATGGCTACTGGGAACACCTATAGAATTGACTGAGTTAAGTCCCAAGGAATTATCTTTAGAACCGATTCGTGCAGACGCTTTGATACTACTGCAATCAGATGAAGTGGTTCTACATCTGGAATTCCAAACCCAGCCTGATGCGTCTATTCCCTTTCGTATGGCTGACTATCGCCTACGAGTGTATCGGCGCTTTCCCCAAAAACGAATGCGTCAAGTAGTAATTTATCTTTCTGAAACAAAATCAGAAGAAGTGTATAAAAATACATTTAGTATTGATGGTTTACACCATGAATTTACGGTGATTCGCTTGTGGGAAGAACCTACGGAGGTATTTTTGAGAACACCGGGTTTACTACCATTTGCGGTATTGAGTAATACGAATAATCAAACCAATACATTGCAATCCGTGGCCGATGAAATTAATAATATTGCCGACCGGCGAATGCAAAGTAATCTGGCAGCATCCACAGCAGTTTTAGCTGGGTTAGTATTGAAACAAGATGTGATTCAACGCTTACTAAGGAAGGATATTATGCGCGAGTCAGTGATTTATCAATTGATTAAAACTGAAGGTTTGGAAGAAGGTAGACAGGAAGGTAAACAGGAAGGTAGTCAGGAGAAAGCAGAGCAAATTGCCATCAATTTGCTAGCAGAAGGGATGGCTATTGAAGCGATCGCTCGAATCACTGGTTTATCTGTGGAAGTCGTCCAACAGTTACAGAATCAACAAGTTGATACTCAAGCATAG